The following proteins are co-located in the Methylomonas sp. 11b genome:
- a CDS encoding M14 family metallopeptidase gives MQPLLPAAHTLKQFKSLPDGLLDIAVEALHKLIPEPTLFHLPGKRPETLFVSVLLHGNESTGFLAVQKLLQKYHGQSLPRGLTLFFGNTQAARFNLRRLDCQPDFNRIWPGTALPQSPETVWAAQICQIMRQRGVFASVDVHNNTGLNPHYACINKLDKDFLHLGALFGRLLVYFTHPKGTQSSAFAGFCPAVTLECGRPGQPHGTEHAFQFLDSCLHLHEFPVQPIAKQDVDIYHTVAQVTVAEDVSYSFSEATVDLRLDPELESLNFTEIPAGTVLGTTDSALMPLIAKDNDGKPVTEQFLTVTDGQVQITRPTMPSMLTLDERVIRQDCLCYLMERLALETGI, from the coding sequence ATGCAACCGCTACTACCTGCTGCCCACACACTAAAACAATTCAAAAGCCTCCCCGACGGCCTTCTAGACATTGCCGTCGAAGCCCTGCACAAACTAATCCCCGAACCAACCCTATTCCATCTCCCCGGCAAACGCCCCGAAACCCTTTTTGTCTCCGTCCTGCTGCACGGTAACGAATCCACCGGCTTCCTGGCTGTGCAAAAGCTGTTGCAAAAATATCACGGCCAAAGCTTGCCGCGCGGCTTGACCTTGTTTTTCGGCAATACCCAGGCTGCGCGTTTTAACCTGAGACGCCTTGACTGCCAGCCGGATTTCAATCGCATTTGGCCCGGCACTGCATTGCCGCAGTCGCCGGAGACTGTTTGGGCGGCGCAGATTTGCCAGATCATGCGCCAGCGCGGCGTGTTTGCCAGCGTTGATGTGCATAACAATACCGGCCTGAACCCGCATTACGCCTGCATCAACAAACTGGACAAGGACTTTCTGCATCTGGGTGCGCTGTTCGGCCGTTTGCTGGTGTATTTCACCCATCCCAAGGGTACCCAGTCCAGCGCGTTCGCCGGGTTTTGTCCGGCGGTGACTTTAGAATGCGGCCGGCCCGGTCAGCCGCACGGCACCGAACACGCCTTTCAGTTTCTGGACAGTTGTTTACATTTGCATGAGTTTCCGGTGCAGCCGATTGCGAAGCAGGATGTGGATATTTACCACACCGTCGCGCAAGTCACCGTCGCCGAAGATGTCAGTTATAGCTTTAGCGAAGCTACGGTCGATCTGCGCCTTGATCCGGAACTGGAAAGTCTAAATTTCACTGAGATTCCGGCCGGTACAGTATTAGGTACCACCGATTCCGCGCTGATGCCGTTGATCGCCAAGGACAATGACGGCAAGCCGGTTACCGAACAATTCCTGACGGTTACCGATGGCCAAGTGCAAATCACACGGCCGACGATGCCGTCGATGTTAACGCTGGACGAACGGGTGATCCGCCAGGATTGTTTGTGTTATTTGATGGAGCGCTTGGCTCTGGAGACTGGCATTTGA
- a CDS encoding N-acetylmuramoyl-L-alanine amidase — translation MEKQWIGCAQGNFRVGRPAGFKPEVIVLHSADGSLADASMRYNKPGALQSMHYAIGYNGEIHQYVQEADTAFHAGLVVNPAAEFIKQRPNTNPNFFSIGVALEVSVLGPPTATQLAACSKLLREIADRWHITVDGDHVMSHSAIRASVNCPGARVDIAKLIATALPDPAADLVAGKQIGLLSKVNLRSRASVSAPVLRVLDAGSKVEVVSFTAGDMVSGNGYWYQDKDACFFWAGATDRPNPQVLVTPNEGEASTDTMVLDDQPAAAVAGLKINRSRFRLPAGQFFTERPKKDLIVLHFTAGSSAKSAFDTWIGDTQHIAAAYLVDVDGTVYEVFDPTQWAYHLGVKGFNRRLDQRSIAIEIANVGPLRPAADNPEVLNWWPPRRGQTELFGTKYCDKIQTDKYMQTSYRGEQYFATFPAQQVEAIRLLLNDLCGRFSIPKTLPPKAKQFERDLDFFQSYSGIASHVNFRSDKWDIGPAFDWAALAITNAHGA, via the coding sequence ATGGAAAAGCAATGGATAGGCTGCGCACAGGGTAATTTTCGGGTTGGTCGCCCGGCTGGCTTCAAACCGGAAGTCATTGTTCTGCATTCTGCGGATGGCAGTCTGGCAGATGCCAGTATGCGCTACAACAAGCCGGGGGCTTTACAGTCCATGCATTACGCCATCGGCTACAACGGCGAGATTCATCAATACGTCCAGGAAGCCGACACGGCATTTCATGCCGGTTTGGTGGTCAATCCGGCCGCCGAATTTATCAAGCAGCGGCCCAACACCAATCCCAATTTTTTCTCGATTGGTGTTGCCTTAGAAGTGTCGGTGCTTGGCCCGCCTACGGCCACGCAATTAGCGGCATGCTCGAAATTGCTCCGTGAGATTGCCGACCGCTGGCATATCACCGTCGATGGGGATCATGTGATGTCGCATAGCGCGATTCGTGCCTCGGTAAACTGCCCCGGTGCCCGTGTCGATATTGCCAAGCTGATTGCCACTGCGTTGCCCGATCCGGCAGCCGATTTGGTGGCCGGCAAGCAAATCGGCTTGCTGAGTAAAGTAAATCTCCGCAGTCGCGCGTCTGTCAGCGCACCGGTGCTGCGGGTCTTGGATGCCGGCAGTAAAGTCGAGGTCGTCAGCTTTACGGCAGGGGATATGGTATCCGGCAACGGCTACTGGTATCAGGATAAGGATGCTTGTTTTTTCTGGGCAGGGGCCACAGATCGGCCGAATCCGCAAGTGTTGGTAACGCCGAACGAAGGCGAGGCGAGTACCGATACTATGGTGCTCGATGACCAACCCGCCGCTGCGGTCGCCGGTTTGAAGATCAATCGCTCCCGGTTCCGCTTGCCGGCCGGGCAGTTTTTTACCGAGAGGCCGAAAAAAGATCTGATTGTTTTGCACTTCACGGCGGGTTCGTCAGCCAAGTCGGCGTTCGATACCTGGATCGGCGATACGCAACATATTGCCGCAGCCTATCTGGTCGATGTCGACGGCACGGTCTATGAAGTGTTCGATCCGACGCAGTGGGCTTATCATCTGGGGGTGAAGGGATTTAACCGCCGACTGGATCAACGCTCAATAGCGATAGAAATTGCCAATGTGGGGCCATTGCGGCCGGCGGCGGATAATCCGGAGGTCTTGAATTGGTGGCCGCCGCGGCGAGGCCAAACCGAGTTATTCGGTACTAAATACTGCGACAAAATCCAAACCGATAAATATATGCAAACCAGCTATCGGGGCGAGCAGTATTTCGCTACCTTTCCAGCGCAGCAGGTAGAAGCGATTCGCTTGCTGCTGAACGATTTATGCGGGCGATTTTCCATACCGAAAACCTTGCCTCCCAAAGCCAAGCAATTCGAACGCGATCTGGATTTTTTTCAGAGCTATTCCGGCATCGCCAGTCATGTGAATTTTCGTAGCGATAAATGGGATATAGGCCCAGCCTTCGATTGGGCGGCGTTGGCTATTACCAATGCGCACGGCGCCTGA
- a CDS encoding response regulator: protein MPEKPFCIFVVDDDALLRLVITDQLQGHDYQLHEFANGEECLAAMDLAPNLILLDIEMPGLSGIEVCRQIRADGNDDVQVMFVSAHDDLEILLTAFDAGGNDFIPKNAKKDVLLRKVDLAIEAEQQKRQLQSQLSYAQKTAFTAMSSLGETGTVLQFLRSSFQCNTFQQLGSLLIETLQQYDLNGLVKLTDTANEYDFSPETICTPLEASILTYVAKLGRIYQAGDRLVFNFPHVTLLVTGLDTDDPDAIGRLRDHLAILAEGAGARVEAMISEQQRLQEANARLEGVKELTDLLIEIEANQQSNHSQMVNLAEQHKMNMESAFIHLGLTDSQEFLLHGYVDELTSQMDNLFENDNRLALRLNKIVEKQKALLLSAEDSR, encoded by the coding sequence ATGCCCGAAAAACCATTCTGTATTTTTGTAGTGGATGACGATGCTCTGTTGCGTTTGGTCATAACCGACCAATTGCAGGGGCATGACTATCAACTCCACGAGTTTGCCAATGGCGAGGAATGTTTGGCGGCGATGGATTTGGCCCCCAATCTGATTTTGCTGGATATCGAAATGCCGGGCCTCAGCGGTATCGAGGTTTGTCGGCAGATTCGCGCCGACGGCAATGACGATGTGCAGGTCATGTTTGTTTCCGCCCACGACGATCTGGAGATTTTGCTGACCGCGTTCGATGCCGGCGGTAACGATTTTATTCCGAAAAATGCCAAAAAAGACGTGTTGCTGCGTAAGGTCGATTTGGCTATCGAAGCCGAGCAGCAAAAACGGCAATTGCAATCGCAACTGTCTTATGCGCAAAAAACCGCATTCACCGCTATGTCCAGTTTGGGCGAAACCGGCACGGTGTTGCAGTTCTTACGCTCATCGTTTCAATGCAATACGTTTCAGCAATTGGGTAGTTTGTTAATCGAGACCTTGCAGCAATACGATCTAAACGGTTTGGTGAAATTGACCGATACCGCCAACGAATACGACTTTAGTCCGGAAACAATCTGTACTCCGCTCGAAGCCTCCATCCTTACCTACGTGGCCAAGCTGGGCCGAATTTATCAGGCCGGTGATCGCTTGGTGTTTAATTTTCCGCATGTGACGCTATTGGTGACCGGCTTGGATACCGATGATCCGGATGCGATTGGCCGATTGCGCGATCATCTGGCGATACTTGCCGAAGGTGCCGGTGCCCGCGTCGAAGCCATGATTAGCGAACAACAACGGCTACAGGAAGCGAATGCCCGCCTGGAAGGTGTGAAAGAATTGACCGATTTATTGATCGAGATCGAGGCCAATCAACAAAGCAATCACTCGCAGATGGTGAATTTGGCCGAACAGCACAAAATGAATATGGAAAGCGCCTTTATTCATCTAGGGTTGACCGATAGCCAGGAGTTTTTGCTACATGGTTACGTGGACGAACTCACTTCGCAAATGGACAACCTGTTCGAGAACGATAACCGGCTGGCCTTACGTTTGAACAAAATTGTCGAAAAGCAAAAAGCCTTGCTGTTATCGGCCGAGGATAGCCGCTAA
- a CDS encoding PAS domain S-box protein, producing the protein MQALFSPAVALMNRLSFSKKFVVIGFLSLLAVAVVFYGLYQSLNRVILDSERELQGLLQIKHITQTMQFVQQHRGITVAVLGGIESLRDKRDISETKVAAALSALGQTLVADSLTAAAYADIKNDWEQLRQNAANLSIQESYRLHSRLVEKLLDLEELIGEESLLFTDSNLDSYHLIMLVTEQMPKALEGVAQLRAYGIGVLTKKQINDQEKIEIYLIKDRIESGIRVIEETTHDFKRYKPELHPILANTRENIVNAASLITQHVIADIVQEKFSINPEYFYSTVTIALDAAYSEIYDSFIPAAEQLIEARIGAAKTTLALSIGIPGFIFMLIIYFAIGAHLAVSQYVERLAKTAKAFSGGDFQQRMPLTMRDEIGQVAESFNEMADGFAALLTARREDEIRIRSIVDTALDALVQMDADGFINGWNRQAEQIFGWPAAEVLGRLLHDVIIPERYRQAHQQGMRRYLDMGRGTVLNQRIEVVALHRDGHEFPIELAITPNNLGKAIEFSAFIRDISAQKQAIHTLQASEQRHRALFESSRDALMTLSASRGFISVNPAALNLFACRDEQEFLAQTPASLSPEYQPDGRTSNELASEKLELAIANGSVIFEWLHKRLNGETFYAEVQLSRVEIDSEIVVQATVRDISENKRAKAALVTSEARTRAVLRTMSDAVVLIDSKGIMLLVNDAIGDLFGYEEDELLGQNVKMLMPEPYYSEHDGYLSRHLDNTKERVIIGRRIEVEGKRKDGLLVPIELSVNELMDDFGSTYIGVMRDISHRKAVEQAHEAARLEAEHLVHMKSEFLANMSHEIRTPLNAIIGLAKISLRDNAGRNIKENSARIYDAGMHLLSVVNDILDFSKIEAGKMTLDEHPFRLDALIQDAISLVDMRAKEKQLDLIVHRPQDLPEWVNGDPLRLRQILVNLLSNAVKFTDQGYVSLEISRQKDMTDISVTDSGIGMTAEQIGRLFTAFEQADNSTTRKFGGSGLGLAISRDLANLMGGDIVVKSTLGAGSKFTLSVPLPATDAGVEHSADYHQDNGGRLRGFKILAAEDVALNRLVLEDLLSHEGAQVTFAENGQQALDRLEEVGYAGFDAVLMDIQMPVMDGYQAARRILEIAPDLPIIGLTAHAMPEERQRCLEMGMRDRVTKPIDANALVGALRQHVSIIKVSGEASGKGELAAVIDSPETANEAMAAVVTESLIDWEALQQRFDGRQAFIDKLIDNALDGAQHANVDKLRLASQQRDYAAIKFVAHNLKGFAGIFEIQQIQSLAQQAEVAAKDQADDAIELAENLANTLETILAELHSKRAVNG; encoded by the coding sequence ATGCAAGCTTTGTTTTCGCCCGCCGTGGCGCTGATGAATCGATTGAGTTTCAGCAAGAAGTTTGTGGTGATAGGTTTTCTGTCGCTGCTGGCGGTTGCCGTGGTGTTTTACGGCCTGTATCAAAGTCTGAATCGGGTGATTCTGGATTCGGAGCGCGAGCTGCAAGGACTGTTACAAATCAAGCATATTACGCAGACCATGCAATTTGTGCAGCAGCATAGGGGCATTACCGTAGCGGTGCTCGGCGGCATAGAGAGTTTGCGCGATAAACGTGACATATCGGAAACCAAAGTCGCTGCGGCCTTATCGGCTTTGGGGCAAACGCTGGTAGCGGATTCGTTGACGGCTGCTGCATACGCGGATATAAAAAACGATTGGGAACAACTCCGGCAAAACGCTGCCAATCTAAGCATTCAAGAAAGCTACCGCTTACACAGCCGTTTGGTAGAGAAGTTATTGGATTTAGAGGAACTGATTGGCGAGGAATCCTTGTTGTTCACCGACTCCAATCTGGATTCCTACCATCTGATCATGCTGGTAACCGAACAAATGCCAAAGGCTTTGGAAGGGGTTGCGCAGTTGCGCGCTTATGGCATTGGGGTACTGACCAAAAAGCAGATTAACGATCAGGAAAAAATCGAAATTTACCTGATTAAGGACAGAATCGAATCCGGCATCAGGGTCATTGAAGAAACGACTCATGACTTTAAACGCTATAAACCGGAACTGCACCCGATACTAGCCAACACCAGGGAAAATATTGTCAATGCAGCCAGTCTGATTACTCAGCATGTAATTGCCGATATTGTTCAGGAAAAATTCTCCATCAATCCGGAATACTTTTATTCGACCGTTACGATAGCGCTGGATGCCGCTTATTCCGAAATTTACGACAGCTTTATTCCGGCAGCCGAACAACTGATCGAGGCTAGAATTGGTGCGGCGAAAACGACGCTAGCGCTGAGCATAGGCATCCCCGGTTTTATATTTATGCTGATAATTTATTTTGCGATTGGCGCCCATCTTGCGGTTAGCCAATACGTAGAGAGGCTGGCGAAAACCGCAAAAGCGTTTTCCGGCGGCGATTTTCAGCAAAGAATGCCGTTAACCATGCGTGATGAAATCGGACAGGTTGCGGAGAGTTTTAACGAAATGGCCGATGGCTTTGCTGCGCTGTTAACCGCGAGGCGCGAGGACGAGATCCGCATCCGTAGTATTGTCGATACTGCTTTGGATGCCTTAGTGCAGATGGATGCCGATGGTTTTATCAACGGCTGGAATCGCCAGGCCGAACAGATATTCGGTTGGCCGGCCGCCGAAGTCTTGGGCCGCCTGTTGCACGACGTGATCATTCCGGAGCGCTATCGGCAAGCCCATCAGCAAGGTATGCGGCGCTATTTGGACATGGGGCGAGGAACGGTCTTGAACCAGCGAATTGAAGTGGTGGCGCTGCACCGCGACGGGCATGAGTTTCCGATTGAATTGGCTATCACGCCCAATAACTTGGGAAAGGCCATCGAATTCAGTGCTTTTATCAGAGACATTTCCGCGCAAAAACAGGCGATACACACTTTGCAAGCCAGCGAGCAGCGCCATCGGGCGCTGTTCGAATCTTCGCGGGATGCACTCATGACCCTCAGTGCCAGCCGTGGCTTTATCTCGGTTAACCCAGCGGCACTCAATCTGTTTGCTTGCCGGGATGAACAAGAGTTTTTAGCGCAAACTCCGGCTTCATTGTCGCCGGAATACCAGCCTGATGGCCGAACATCCAACGAGTTGGCGAGTGAAAAGCTTGAGCTGGCTATCGCCAATGGCTCGGTTATCTTCGAATGGCTGCACAAACGTTTAAACGGCGAAACTTTTTACGCCGAAGTGCAACTCAGCAGGGTGGAGATCGACAGTGAAATTGTAGTGCAGGCTACAGTGCGCGATATTAGCGAAAACAAACGTGCCAAGGCGGCATTAGTCACCAGCGAAGCCAGAACCAGAGCGGTGCTGCGGACTATGTCCGATGCCGTTGTATTGATTGATAGCAAAGGCATCATGCTGCTGGTTAACGATGCCATCGGCGATTTGTTCGGCTACGAGGAAGACGAATTATTGGGGCAGAATGTGAAGATGTTGATGCCGGAGCCTTACTATTCCGAGCATGACGGTTATTTGAGCCGGCATCTGGACAACACCAAGGAACGCGTGATTATAGGCCGGCGGATCGAGGTGGAAGGCAAACGTAAAGATGGACTGCTGGTGCCGATAGAGTTGAGCGTCAACGAATTGATGGATGATTTCGGCAGTACTTACATCGGCGTCATGCGCGACATCAGTCATCGCAAGGCGGTAGAACAGGCGCACGAAGCCGCGCGTTTGGAGGCCGAACACCTGGTGCACATGAAAAGCGAATTTCTTGCCAATATGAGTCATGAAATCCGCACGCCACTCAATGCCATTATTGGTCTGGCCAAAATTAGCCTGCGCGACAATGCCGGGCGGAACATTAAGGAAAACAGCGCCCGTATTTACGATGCCGGCATGCACTTGCTTAGCGTAGTTAACGACATCCTGGATTTTTCCAAAATCGAGGCCGGCAAAATGACCTTGGACGAGCATCCGTTTCGCCTGGATGCGTTGATTCAAGATGCCATCAGCCTGGTGGATATGCGTGCCAAGGAAAAGCAACTCGATTTAATAGTGCATCGTCCCCAAGACTTGCCGGAATGGGTGAACGGCGACCCGTTGCGACTAAGGCAGATTTTGGTCAATTTATTGTCAAATGCCGTGAAGTTTACCGATCAAGGCTATGTCAGCCTGGAAATTTCTCGGCAGAAAGATATGACGGACATCAGCGTGACGGACAGCGGTATCGGCATGACCGCCGAGCAGATTGGTCGTCTATTTACCGCTTTCGAGCAAGCGGATAACTCTACCACCCGTAAATTTGGCGGCAGCGGTTTAGGGTTGGCGATTAGTCGGGATCTTGCCAACTTGATGGGGGGCGATATTGTCGTCAAAAGTACGCTGGGGGCGGGCAGCAAATTCACTTTGAGTGTGCCGCTACCGGCGACGGATGCCGGTGTCGAGCATTCGGCCGATTATCACCAGGACAACGGCGGACGCTTGCGCGGCTTTAAAATATTGGCTGCGGAAGACGTGGCTTTAAATCGATTGGTGTTGGAGGATTTGCTGAGCCACGAAGGTGCGCAGGTAACTTTTGCGGAAAACGGTCAACAGGCGCTGGATCGCTTGGAAGAAGTCGGCTATGCCGGTTTCGACGCGGTGCTGATGGATATTCAGATGCCGGTGATGGACGGTTATCAAGCGGCGCGGCGTATACTGGAAATCGCGCCGGATTTACCTATCATCGGTTTGACCGCTCACGCCATGCCCGAGGAGCGGCAGCGTTGCCTGGAAATGGGGATGCGTGATCGCGTTACCAAACCGATTGATGCCAACGCCCTGGTGGGCGCATTGCGGCAGCATGTGTCGATCATCAAAGTATCTGGTGAAGCCAGTGGAAAGGGCGAGCTCGCAGCGGTAATCGACAGTCCGGAAACGGCAAATGAGGCTATGGCGGCGGTAGTGACCGAAAGCCTGATC